One Quadrisphaera setariae genomic region harbors:
- a CDS encoding OsmC family protein, whose product MSETAHSAHDSQTVQDATATAVAGSVKTSDGVLEAQTQLAGEAAGDRTTPEHLMAAATAACLQQSIGIAASTQDVDASGAQVTAHVVLTTAEEAGYTSHITLEVSGLADDVAERVLEQAQQICPFTKALAGSDLTVKLAA is encoded by the coding sequence ATGAGCGAGACCGCGCACTCCGCCCACGACTCCCAGACCGTCCAGGACGCCACGGCCACCGCCGTGGCCGGCAGCGTGAAGACCTCCGACGGCGTCCTGGAGGCGCAGACCCAGCTGGCCGGTGAGGCCGCTGGAGACCGCACCACCCCCGAGCACCTCATGGCCGCCGCCACCGCCGCGTGCCTGCAGCAGTCGATCGGCATCGCCGCGTCCACGCAGGACGTCGACGCGAGCGGCGCCCAGGTCACCGCCCACGTGGTCCTCACCACGGCGGAGGAGGCCGGCTACACCTCCCACATCACCCTGGAGGTCAGCGGCCTCGCCGACGACGTCGCCGAGCGCGTGCTGGAGCAGGCCCAGCAGATCTGCCCGTTCACCAAGGCCCTGGCCGGGTCCGACCTCACCGTGAAGCTCGCCGCCTGA
- a CDS encoding Nramp family divalent metal transporter, translating to MSTRDDAAGHRPPSATSVLDPFRGSKLAVPEVRELPKPPSRWLPLIGPGIIAAGVGLSSGEFVLFPFIASQVGLVFVWAALVGVVTQYFVTMEIERYALATGETAVTGFSRFWPHWGLVFAILTYGANLWPGWATSSATLISFLTGGTPRFIAIGLLVAIGLILTLAPVVYVALEKIQMVKVAAVMLLLVVGAFAAITATAWRDVPTIVTEARFPAAELGFATLFGAMIFAGAGGGQNLVQSNWIRDKGFGMGHYVPRLQSPVTGEPEAVPSTGYVFRTEGPEGEENLRRWRGWWRFANVEQLSTFVAITVVSIFFTSLLAYSTVFGLEDLPNDIQFVRVEGEQLAEAVGTWFGVFFWIIGAFSLFGAALGITDYTSRMAADVLKTSYLKSADESRIYFWLTWGLVAIGAVVLLIGFDQPIALVVVSATVGGLMMTIYSALLIATNRKLLPAPLRVRGVRLALLVLAILIYGTATVLTLGQQLPKLFG from the coding sequence ATGTCCACCCGCGACGACGCGGCCGGTCACCGACCGCCCAGTGCGACCTCAGTCCTCGACCCGTTCCGCGGCTCGAAGCTCGCCGTCCCGGAGGTCCGCGAGCTCCCGAAACCGCCGTCGCGGTGGCTGCCGCTCATCGGGCCGGGGATCATCGCCGCGGGCGTCGGCCTGTCCAGCGGCGAGTTCGTGCTGTTCCCGTTCATCGCCTCCCAGGTGGGGCTGGTCTTCGTGTGGGCGGCGCTGGTCGGCGTGGTCACGCAGTACTTCGTGACCATGGAGATCGAGCGGTACGCCCTGGCCACCGGCGAGACGGCGGTGACCGGGTTCAGCAGGTTCTGGCCGCACTGGGGCCTGGTGTTCGCGATCCTCACCTACGGCGCCAACCTCTGGCCCGGGTGGGCCACGAGCTCGGCGACGCTCATCAGCTTCCTCACCGGGGGGACGCCGCGGTTCATCGCCATCGGGCTGCTGGTGGCGATCGGACTGATCCTCACCCTGGCTCCCGTGGTGTACGTGGCGCTGGAGAAGATCCAGATGGTCAAGGTGGCGGCGGTGATGCTCCTGCTCGTGGTGGGGGCCTTCGCCGCCATCACCGCGACCGCCTGGCGCGACGTGCCGACCATCGTCACCGAGGCGCGCTTCCCGGCTGCGGAGCTGGGCTTCGCCACCCTCTTCGGCGCGATGATCTTCGCTGGTGCCGGTGGCGGGCAGAACCTCGTGCAGTCCAACTGGATCCGCGACAAGGGCTTCGGCATGGGCCACTACGTGCCGCGGTTGCAGAGCCCGGTGACGGGTGAGCCGGAGGCGGTGCCGAGCACCGGCTACGTCTTCCGCACCGAGGGGCCCGAGGGCGAGGAGAACCTGCGGCGCTGGCGCGGCTGGTGGCGCTTCGCCAACGTCGAGCAGCTGAGCACGTTCGTCGCCATCACCGTGGTGTCGATCTTCTTCACCTCGCTGCTCGCCTACTCCACCGTCTTCGGCCTGGAGGACCTGCCGAACGACATCCAGTTCGTGCGGGTCGAGGGCGAGCAGCTGGCCGAGGCCGTCGGCACCTGGTTCGGTGTCTTCTTCTGGATCATCGGCGCGTTCTCGCTGTTCGGCGCTGCCCTGGGCATCACCGACTACACGAGCCGCATGGCAGCGGACGTGCTGAAGACCAGCTACCTCAAGAGCGCCGACGAGAGCCGCATCTACTTCTGGCTCACCTGGGGCCTGGTGGCCATCGGCGCCGTGGTGCTGCTGATCGGCTTCGACCAGCCGATCGCGCTCGTCGTCGTCTCCGCCACCGTCGGCGGCCTCATGATGACGATCTACTCGGCGCTGCTCATCGCCACCAACCGCAAGCTGCTCCCGGCGCCGCTGCGCGTCAGGGGCGTGCGGCTGGCGCTGCTGGTGCTCGCGATCCTCATCTACGGCACGGCGACGGTGCTGACCCTCGGCCAGCAGCTCCCCAAGCTGTTCGGCTAG
- a CDS encoding NAD(P)/FAD-dependent oxidoreductase, giving the protein MSQHGREQHWDLVVVGAGPAGSAAALGALHQRPGSKVLLLDRADFPRDKVCGDGVAPHALDVLETVGVTGLLDDWPVAPRLRISVVGAPGVPVVEEAMSRPAQVVPRAVLDERLVRAAVERGAVLRRARVRDVLQDGAGVGVVLSDGEVVRGRIAVGADGAHSEVRRALGPAVVPPQRRGTTAIAVRAYAPVLPQHEGVQVLAFSEDTDRPSYAWSFPVGDGRANVGFGQLVDSRSSAGTAPTRARLLERLEELLPGTTAGAEQVAGHPLPLSTGRSGVWSVGRVLLAGDAASLVNPVTGEGIYYAVLSGVLAGRAALGGGRYDRMLGEALVGHLRHTDLAARLVRSDRLLHAALRASARDTGVFDDVADIGLARGRLTSRVVRGMGRALLAG; this is encoded by the coding sequence GTGAGCCAGCACGGTCGTGAGCAGCACTGGGACCTCGTCGTCGTCGGCGCCGGACCGGCGGGCTCGGCGGCGGCGCTGGGGGCGCTGCACCAGCGTCCGGGGTCGAAGGTGCTGCTCCTGGACCGCGCCGACTTCCCGCGCGACAAGGTCTGCGGGGACGGCGTGGCCCCCCACGCCCTCGACGTCCTGGAGACCGTCGGCGTCACCGGCCTGCTCGACGACTGGCCGGTGGCGCCGCGGCTGCGGATCTCCGTGGTGGGGGCGCCGGGGGTCCCGGTGGTCGAGGAGGCGATGAGCCGTCCCGCCCAGGTGGTGCCCCGCGCCGTCCTCGACGAGCGCCTGGTGAGGGCGGCCGTCGAGCGCGGCGCGGTGCTGCGCCGGGCCCGCGTGCGCGACGTGCTGCAGGACGGAGCCGGGGTCGGCGTCGTCCTGTCCGACGGCGAGGTGGTCCGCGGCCGCATCGCGGTGGGCGCTGACGGAGCCCACTCCGAGGTGCGGCGGGCCCTGGGCCCGGCGGTCGTGCCGCCGCAGCGGCGGGGGACGACGGCGATCGCCGTCCGCGCGTACGCGCCCGTGCTGCCCCAGCACGAGGGCGTCCAGGTGCTGGCGTTCTCCGAGGACACCGACCGCCCCAGCTACGCGTGGTCCTTCCCGGTGGGGGACGGGCGCGCGAATGTGGGGTTCGGTCAGCTGGTCGACTCGCGCTCGAGTGCGGGGACCGCGCCGACGCGGGCGCGCCTGCTGGAGCGCCTGGAGGAGCTGCTCCCCGGGACGACGGCCGGCGCCGAGCAGGTGGCCGGGCACCCGCTGCCGCTCTCGACGGGCCGCAGCGGCGTCTGGTCGGTGGGGCGCGTGCTGCTCGCCGGTGACGCCGCCAGCCTCGTCAACCCCGTGACGGGGGAGGGCATCTACTACGCGGTGCTCTCGGGCGTCCTCGCCGGGCGCGCGGCGCTCGGAGGTGGCCGGTACGACCGCATGCTCGGCGAGGCGCTGGTCGGGCACCTGCGCCACACGGATCTCGCCGCGCGGCTCGTGCGCAGCGACCGGCTGCTGCACGCGGCGCTGCGCGCGTCGGCCCGCGACACCGGCGTCTTCGACGACGTCGCCGACATCGGCCTGGCCCGCGGCCGGCTCACCTCCCGGGTCGTGCGCGGCATGGGTCGAGCCCTGCTCGCGGGCTGA
- the lexA gene encoding transcriptional repressor LexA — MATTAPKGTSGRADDLTSRQRAVLDTIRESVTSRGYPPSMREIGKVVGLHSPSSVAHQLVTLERKGYLRRDPNRPRAIEVVDPGRTAGRGAAAAVPAVPESEETAFVPLVGRIAAGAPLLAEQEVEDVFALPRQLVGEGELFTLRVVGDSMVDAAICDGDYVVVRRQPVAENGEVVAAMIDGEATVKVLQRRGGGVQLLPRNAAYSPIDGTEATILGRVVTVLRSL; from the coding sequence GTGGCGACGACGGCCCCGAAGGGCACCTCCGGTCGAGCTGACGACCTCACCAGCCGGCAGCGAGCCGTGCTCGACACGATCCGCGAGTCGGTCACCAGCCGCGGCTACCCGCCGAGCATGCGGGAGATCGGCAAGGTCGTCGGGCTGCACAGCCCCAGCAGCGTCGCGCACCAGCTGGTGACGCTCGAGCGCAAGGGCTACCTGCGCCGCGACCCGAACCGCCCGCGCGCCATCGAGGTGGTCGACCCCGGCCGCACCGCGGGCCGCGGCGCCGCGGCAGCCGTCCCCGCGGTCCCGGAGAGCGAGGAGACCGCCTTCGTGCCGCTGGTCGGGCGCATCGCCGCCGGCGCACCGCTGCTCGCCGAGCAGGAGGTGGAGGACGTCTTCGCCCTGCCGCGCCAGCTGGTGGGCGAGGGCGAGCTGTTCACCCTGCGCGTCGTGGGCGACTCCATGGTCGACGCCGCCATCTGCGACGGCGACTACGTGGTGGTCCGCCGCCAGCCCGTCGCCGAGAACGGCGAGGTGGTCGCCGCCATGATCGACGGCGAGGCGACGGTCAAGGTGCTGCAGCGCCGCGGCGGCGGCGTTCAGCTGCTGCCCCGCAACGCCGCCTACTCCCCCATCGACGGCACCGAGGCCACCATCCTCGGCCGCGTCGTCACGGTGCTGCGCTCGCTCTAG
- a CDS encoding purine-cytosine permease family protein produces the protein MSRVEVNGLNVIDESERRGRPSSLFWPWFAANVSVFGIANGAFVLGFGVSWWQALLAGVVGIVASFLLCGLVALGGTRASAPTMVVSRAAYGVRGNRLPSAISWLLTVGWETVLVSLAALATATVFTTLGWGGGTVTKAVALVVVVLLVVGAGVLGFEAIMKLQAVITWVTGVLTVVFLALTAGRLDWGAVTAAPNGTWQALLGATVFSMTLFGLGWVNAAGDYSRYLPRHSSRPGVVWWTTFGGATAPLVLLGFGVLLAASSPEFYDGASTDPIGALATGLPTWFLVPFAVVAVLSLVGGAVLDIYSSGLALLSLGLPAPRWVAALVDGALMVAGAVYVVFVSEDFLTPFQGFLITLGVPIAAWAGAAIADLVRRSGAYDDVALFDPAGQYGSVRWGPVVLLLAATAVGWGLVVNTSATWLGWQGYLLGPLGLGGKSGDWTFANLGVLAALAIGFVGQLLLTPSAKRTLRTGALTRRTGR, from the coding sequence CTGTCGCGCGTCGAGGTCAACGGCCTCAACGTCATCGACGAGTCCGAGCGGCGCGGCAGGCCCTCGAGCCTCTTCTGGCCCTGGTTCGCCGCCAACGTCTCCGTCTTCGGCATCGCCAACGGGGCCTTCGTGCTCGGCTTCGGCGTCAGCTGGTGGCAGGCGCTGCTCGCCGGGGTGGTGGGGATCGTCGCGTCGTTCCTCCTGTGCGGGCTCGTGGCCCTGGGCGGCACCCGCGCCTCGGCCCCGACGATGGTCGTCTCGCGCGCCGCCTACGGCGTGCGCGGCAACAGGCTCCCCTCGGCCATCAGCTGGCTGCTCACCGTCGGCTGGGAGACGGTCCTCGTCTCGCTCGCGGCGCTGGCCACCGCCACCGTGTTCACGACGCTGGGCTGGGGCGGCGGGACGGTCACCAAGGCGGTCGCGCTCGTCGTCGTCGTCCTGCTGGTCGTGGGCGCCGGTGTCCTCGGCTTCGAGGCGATCATGAAGTTGCAGGCCGTCATCACGTGGGTGACCGGCGTGCTGACCGTTGTCTTCCTCGCGCTGACGGCCGGGCGCCTCGACTGGGGCGCCGTCACCGCGGCCCCGAACGGCACCTGGCAGGCGCTGCTCGGCGCCACCGTGTTCAGCATGACCCTGTTCGGGCTGGGGTGGGTCAACGCCGCGGGCGACTACTCCCGCTACCTGCCCCGGCACTCCTCGCGCCCCGGGGTGGTGTGGTGGACGACGTTCGGCGGCGCGACTGCACCCCTGGTGCTGCTGGGCTTCGGGGTGCTGCTGGCGGCCTCCTCGCCGGAGTTCTACGACGGCGCCAGCACCGACCCGATCGGTGCCCTGGCCACGGGCCTGCCCACCTGGTTCCTCGTGCCGTTCGCGGTGGTCGCGGTGCTCTCGCTGGTGGGCGGCGCCGTGCTGGACATCTACTCCTCCGGACTGGCCCTGCTCTCCCTCGGCCTGCCCGCCCCGCGCTGGGTGGCGGCGTTGGTCGACGGGGCGCTGATGGTGGCCGGCGCGGTCTACGTCGTGTTCGTCTCCGAGGACTTCCTCACCCCCTTCCAGGGCTTCCTCATCACCCTCGGCGTGCCGATCGCCGCGTGGGCGGGTGCTGCCATCGCCGACCTCGTCCGCCGCTCCGGCGCCTACGACGACGTCGCGCTGTTCGACCCCGCGGGCCAGTACGGGTCCGTGCGCTGGGGCCCGGTGGTGCTGCTGCTGGCCGCGACCGCCGTCGGGTGGGGGCTGGTCGTCAACACCAGCGCCACCTGGCTCGGGTGGCAGGGCTACCTGCTGGGCCCGCTCGGCCTGGGCGGGAAGAGCGGCGACTGGACCTTCGCCAACCTCGGCGTGCTCGCCGCGCTGGCGATCGGCTTCGTGGGGCAGCTGCTGCTCACGCCGTCCGCCAAGAGGACCCTGCGGACCGGAGCGCTCACCCGGCGGACGGGTCGCTGA
- a CDS encoding ATP-dependent DNA helicase, which translates to MPKPSRGADPSDLLDAAVAALGGAPREGQQKMVAAVSQAVRSGRHLLVQAGTGTGKSLGYLVPLAAHAAETGTPGVVSTATLALQAQVVDRDLPRLSQALRPMLGRELTWQTVKGRAHYVCRQKLVGGFPEDEPEALPGMELVGGAERATDRRAAAPTATSQLGREVARLHRWAQDTETGDRDELVPGVSERAWRQVSVSSRECLGATRCPLAEECHVELARARAKEVDVVVTNHALLAIDAVEDVQLLPEHDVVVIDEAHELVDRVTSVATGSLSAAAVAQAATTARRQGGLDPTSAERLRVASDDLGAVLEEAPVGRYPKGLPEGVRLAVAGVRDAAREALSGLKGEGGQTGKDDDGDAAAGKQVARAALSEVFDVAERLVEVSPGADGPGEDVAWLEAPGAWRRDEEPRPRVLHVAPLSVAMTLREHLFGGSTVVLTSATLTPGGSFDAAAGALGLQGPGAPQWTALDVGSPFDHARQGILYVAKHLPQPGREGPAPEVLEEVEQLVVAAGGRALGLFSSRRAAEAAAEALGDRLAQHGISVLCQGDDTVPNLVREFADDPRTCLFGTLTLWQGVDVPGPSCQLVVLDRIPFPRPDDPLASARAEAADRAGGNGFMAVSATHAALLLAQGAGRLLRSTSDRGVVALLDPRLATKRYGSFLRASLPPLWPTTDKEVVLGALRRLDVAASDQEAAAARPA; encoded by the coding sequence GTGCCGAAGCCCAGCCGCGGAGCCGACCCCTCGGACCTGCTCGACGCCGCCGTCGCGGCGCTGGGAGGGGCCCCGCGCGAGGGGCAGCAGAAGATGGTCGCCGCCGTCTCCCAGGCGGTCCGCTCGGGCCGCCACCTGCTGGTCCAGGCGGGGACGGGCACCGGCAAGTCGCTGGGGTACCTCGTGCCGCTGGCCGCGCACGCCGCCGAGACGGGCACCCCGGGCGTGGTGTCCACGGCCACGCTGGCGCTGCAGGCGCAGGTGGTCGACAGGGACCTGCCCCGGCTGAGCCAGGCCCTGCGCCCGATGCTCGGGCGCGAGCTCACCTGGCAGACCGTGAAGGGCCGCGCCCACTACGTGTGCCGGCAGAAGCTGGTCGGCGGCTTCCCCGAGGACGAGCCCGAGGCGCTGCCCGGCATGGAGCTGGTCGGCGGTGCCGAGCGCGCCACCGACCGCCGCGCTGCCGCGCCCACCGCCACGAGCCAGCTCGGCCGCGAGGTCGCCCGCCTGCACCGCTGGGCGCAGGACACCGAGACCGGAGACCGCGACGAGCTCGTCCCCGGCGTCTCCGAGCGCGCCTGGCGGCAGGTCTCCGTCAGCTCCCGGGAGTGCCTCGGCGCCACGCGCTGCCCCCTGGCGGAGGAGTGCCACGTCGAGCTGGCCCGGGCGCGGGCCAAGGAGGTCGACGTCGTCGTCACCAACCACGCGCTGCTCGCCATCGACGCCGTCGAGGACGTGCAGCTGCTGCCCGAGCACGACGTCGTCGTCATCGACGAGGCCCACGAGCTGGTCGACCGGGTCACCTCCGTGGCCACGGGCTCGCTGTCCGCGGCGGCGGTGGCTCAGGCGGCGACCACCGCCCGCCGCCAGGGCGGCCTCGACCCGACCTCCGCCGAGCGCCTGCGCGTCGCGTCGGACGACCTCGGCGCCGTGCTCGAGGAGGCCCCCGTGGGCCGCTACCCGAAGGGGCTGCCCGAGGGCGTGCGCCTGGCCGTGGCGGGCGTGCGCGACGCCGCCCGCGAGGCCCTGTCGGGCCTCAAGGGCGAGGGCGGCCAGACCGGGAAGGACGACGACGGCGACGCGGCGGCCGGCAAGCAGGTCGCCCGCGCCGCGCTGAGCGAGGTCTTCGACGTGGCGGAGCGGCTCGTCGAGGTCTCCCCGGGCGCCGACGGACCCGGCGAGGACGTCGCGTGGCTCGAGGCACCCGGCGCGTGGCGCCGCGACGAGGAACCGCGCCCCCGCGTGCTCCACGTGGCGCCGCTGAGCGTGGCGATGACGCTGCGCGAGCACCTCTTCGGCGGCTCCACGGTGGTGCTGACCTCGGCCACGCTCACGCCGGGCGGGTCCTTCGACGCCGCCGCCGGCGCGCTTGGCCTGCAGGGCCCCGGCGCCCCGCAGTGGACCGCGCTCGACGTCGGCAGCCCCTTCGACCACGCCAGGCAGGGCATCCTCTACGTCGCCAAGCACCTGCCCCAGCCGGGTCGCGAGGGTCCGGCGCCGGAGGTGCTGGAGGAGGTCGAGCAGCTGGTGGTGGCCGCCGGCGGCCGCGCGCTGGGGCTGTTCTCCTCCCGCCGCGCCGCCGAGGCCGCCGCCGAGGCCCTGGGGGACCGGCTCGCCCAGCACGGCATCTCCGTGCTGTGCCAGGGCGACGACACCGTTCCCAACCTCGTGCGGGAGTTCGCCGATGACCCCCGCACCTGCCTGTTCGGCACGCTGACCCTGTGGCAGGGCGTGGACGTGCCGGGCCCGTCCTGCCAGCTGGTGGTCCTGGACCGGATCCCCTTCCCCCGCCCGGACGACCCGCTGGCCTCGGCCCGCGCGGAGGCCGCCGACCGCGCCGGCGGCAACGGCTTCATGGCCGTCTCCGCCACCCACGCGGCGCTGCTGCTGGCCCAGGGCGCCGGGCGCCTGCTGCGCAGCACCTCCGACCGCGGCGTGGTGGCCCTGCTCGACCCGCGGCTGGCCACCAAGCGGTACGGCTCGTTCCTGCGGGCGAGCCTGCCGCCGCTGTGGCCGACCACCGACAAGGAGGTCGTGCTGGGGGCGCTGCGTCGACTGGACGTCGCAGCCAGTGATCAAGAGGCGGCGGCCGCGAGGCCTGCCTAG